The following proteins are encoded in a genomic region of Plasmodium chabaudi chabaudi strain AS genome assembly, chromosome: 1:
- a CDS encoding transketolase, putative has translation MNKEIDTKCVNEIRMLAAELPLAANSGHQGAPIGCAPIAHVLWGYAMNYYNEDTEWINRDRFILSNGHMSSLLYTMLYLTEQGLTLDDLKKFRQLGSLTPGHPENYITKGVEVTTGPLGQGAANAVGMAICAHNLSEKYNTKEFEIFNNYIYATCGDGCMQEGVFCEAASLAGHLGLGRLILLYDDNKITIDGNTELSFTEDIAKKFESFNWEVKIVKDGNTDFEKIYKEIEECKKNLKQPSLIIVQTLSGYGTKVEGSHKSHGLALKDDDIKDAKKKLGLEPEKKFHISDQVKNFYKKVLKKNKENYMKWKETFDKYMSKYPEKGQEILKRFKKELPNDWENVLPKYTVSDPPLATRNLSGIALNSINKILPGLIGGSADLTESNCTALKDEKDITKDSFGNKYIRYGVREHGMVAISNGIYAYGGFEPFCGTFLNFYTYAFGALRLSALSNHHVLCIATHDSIELGEDGPTHQPVEVLALLRATPNLNIIRPADGNEVSGSYLCHFKNPKTPTVLALCRNKVPHLKNTSAEGVLKGAYILEDFEKNDKQKVILSGCGSELHLCFEAKDILKSKHNLNVRVVSFPSWSMFKKQPKEYQTSVMMHNDPKIVRFYIEPASTFGFDTYFNTYIGIDQFGYSAPKDQIWKHLGFTSDNIVKNVLDFIKNHLK, from the coding sequence atgaataagGAAATAGACACCAAATGTGTTAACGAAATTCGGATGTTAGCTGCTGAACTGCCACTTGCGGCAAATAGCGGCCACCAAGGAGCTCCAATAGGGTGTGCTCCTATAGCACATGTATTATGGGGATATGcaatgaattattataatgaagATACAGAATGGATAAACAGAGATAGATTTATACTATCGAATGGCCATATGAgttctttattatatacaatgtTATATTTAACAGAACAAGGATTAACCTTagatgatttaaaaaaatttcgtCAATTAGGAAGTTTAACACCAGGGCATCCAGAAAATTACATTACAAAAGGAGTTGAAGTAACAACTGGGCCATTAGGTCAAGGTGCCGCAAATGCTGTTGGTATGGCTATATGTGCTCATAACTTATccgaaaaatataatactaaagagtttgaaatatttaataattatatatatgcaacaTGTGGAGATGGATGTATGCAAGAAGGTGTATTTTGTGAAGCAGCATCGCTAGCTGGGCATTTAGGTTTAGGAAGGTTAATACTACTttatgatgataataaaataactaTCGATGGAAATACAGAATTATCATTTACTGAAGATAttgcaaaaaaatttgaatctTTTAATTGGGAAGttaaaatagtaaaagATGGAAATACAGATTTTGAaaagatatataaagaaatagaagagtgtaaaaaaaatttaaaacaacCATCATTAATTATTGTTCAAACATTATCTGGTTATGGAACAAAAGTTGAAGGAAGTCATAAATCTCATGGTTTAGCATTAAAAgatgatgatataaaagatgcgaaaaaaaaattaggtCTTGAgcctgaaaaaaaatttcatatTTCTGATCAAGTTaagaatttttataaaaaagttttaaaaaaaaataaagagaattatatgaaatggAAAGAAAcatttgataaatatatgtcaAAATATCCAGAAAAAGGACaagaaattttaaaaagatttaaaaaagaattacCTAATGATTGGGAAAATGTCTTACCAAAATATACAGTAAGTGATCCACCTTTAGCAACTAGAAATTTATCAGGTATAGCATTAAAtagtattaataaaatattaccTGGGTTAATTGGTGGAAGTGCAGATTTAACAGAATCTAATTGTACAGCTTTGAAAGATGAAAAAGACATAACAAAAGATTCAtttggaaataaatatataagataTGGTGTAAGAGAACATGGTATGGTTGCTATATCAAATggtatatatgcatatggtGGATTTGAACCATTTTGTGGAacttttttgaatttttatacCTATGCATTTGGTGCTTTAAGATTATCAGCTTTATCAAATCATCATGTTTTATGTATAGCTACACATGATTCAATAGAATTAGGAGAAGATGGTCCTACGCATCAACCAGTTGAAGTTTTAGCATTATTAAGAGCAACcccaaatttaaatattattagacCAGCAGATGGAAATGAGGTATCAGGTTCATATCTTTGTCACTTTAAAAATCCCAAAACCCCAACTGTTTTAGCCTTATGTAGAAATAAAGTACCAcacttaaaaaatacatcaGCAGAAGGTGTATTAAAAGGTGCTTACATATTAGAGGACTTTGAAAAGAATGATAAACAAAAAGTTATTTTAAGTGGTTGTGGATCTGAATTACATTTATGTTTTGAAGCCaaagatattttaaaaagtaaacataatttaaatgttAGAGTTGTAAGTTTCCCATCATGGAGtatgtttaaaaaacaacCAAAAGAATATCAAACATCTGTTATGATGCATAATGATCCAAAAATAGTTCGATTTTATATTGAACCTGCATCTACTTTTGGATTcgatacatattttaatacatatataggTATAGATCAATTTGGATATTCAGCTCCTAAAGATCAAATATGGAAACATTTAGGTTTTACATCTGATAATATagttaaaaatgttttggattttattaaaaatcaCCTAAAATGA
- a CDS encoding RNA-binding protein 25, putative yields the protein MGVLKFIGGINNNYEKSGKNEETESGEYNNVTNNKLENQEIEKIKYVSNNYKIHWRERNRIEKLDAKEKDLEKEFYKREKEWLELEEQIKKDTYKEWNKFMQIKKKDIAKLIELDLKGENEDSNMSSSKRRESRRSKRAKEKKLDEQDRIDEVKELEEAKNKPEQIKDLDTTKKEKEEKVEKNDKQNNDNTAQVKTKKTGFFATAFSYVFDNSNDKQDDTAKDDSEKEENENHDTKQLSQNEEEKNDHSEVEKENDESSEDKENNTNKKKGSKSKRKVANSETEKTNDKKKKAASENAQDEEENNDKSTKKVRGKNKKSSNIEDDENIEDIESLKNDPIIAYELETAFPKKRKGKNDTAKTIDLIKKSAKILEKIPSEEEDIFNYPIEWDILKLKDNIGTKLKPWIYKKITEYIGADEKEVIEEISNFFVEQILKETAPKDMLSEAEKFLDSDGKKFIINMYRLIIFEQLKIKNNM from the coding sequence atgggtGTTTTAAAGTTTATAGGAggtattaataataattatgagaAAAGCGGAAAGAATGAAGAAACCGAATCAggtgaatataataatgtaactaataataaattagaaaatcaagaaatagaaaaaataaagtatgttagcaataattataaaattcattGGAGGGAAAGAAACCGAATTGAAAAACTTGAtgcaaaagaaaaagatttagaaaaagaattttataaaagagAAAAGGAATGGCTAGAATTAGaagaacaaattaaaaaagatacATACAAAGAATGGAATAAGTttatgcaaataaaaaaaaaggatattGCTAAGCTTATCGAATTAGACTTAAAAGGAGAAAATGAAGATTCAAATATGTCAAGTTCAAAAAGAAGAGAAAGCAGGAGATCAAAGAGagcaaaagaaaaaaaattagatgAACAAGATAGAATAGATGAAGTAAAAGAATTGGAAGAAGCCAAAAACAAACCAGAACAAATAAAGGATCTTGATACAacaaagaaagaaaaagaagaaaaagtagaaaaaaacgacaaacaaaataatgataataccGCTCAAGttaagacaaaaaaaactgGCTTTTTCGCTACAGCTTTTTCATATGTGTTTGACAATAGCAATGATAAACAAGATGACACAGCCAAAGATGATTCTGAAaaggaagaaaatgaaaatcatGATACTAAACAGTTAAGCCAAAATGAAGAGGAGAAAAATGATCATTCTGAAGTCGAAAAGGAGAATGATGAATCTAGCgaagataaagaaaataataccaataaaaaaaaaggttcAAAAAGTAAGCGAAAAGTAGCAAACAGCGAAAcggaaaaaacaaatgacaaaaaaaagaaagcaGCTAGCGAAAATGCACAagatgaagaagaaaataatgataaaagtACTAAAAAAGTACGtggtaaaaataaaaaatcatcAAACATAgaagatgatgaaaatatagaagATATTGAATCTCTAAAAAATGATCCTATAATAGCATATGAACTAGAGACAGCATTTCcgaaaaaaaggaaaggGAAAAATGATACAGCTAAAACAAttgatttaattaaaaagtcagcaaaaatattagaaaaaataccttccgaagaagaagatatttttaattaccCAATCGAATgggatatattaaaattaaaagataatatTGGCACAAAATTGAAACCatggatatataaaaaaataacagaATATATAGGGGCAGATGAAAAAGAAGTAATAGAAGAAATAagcaatttttttgtcgaacaaatattaaaagaaactGCACCAAAAGATATGCTTTCCGAAGCGGAAAAGTTTTTAGATTCAGATGGAAAgaaattcattattaatatgtatagactcattatttttgaacaactcaaaataaaaaataatatgtaa
- a CDS encoding peptidyl-tRNA hydrolase PTRHD1, putative, translating to MQENPIVQYILVNKEILDKKWPLGSVIAQGCHACVAVIAENMDDSTVKEYLSPEKINAMHKVILRVDSTDELKNLSETLDKNQLKYRIWAEQPENILTAIAIKPYYKNSIKDYFKKYALLKKF from the exons atgcaaGAAAATCCAATTgttcaatatattttagtaAATAAGGAAATTTTGGATAAAAAATGGCCACTTGGGTCTGTCATAGCACAAGGCTGTCATGCATG TGTTGCCGTAATAGCTGAAAATATGGACGATAGTACCGTAAAGGAATATTTATCAccggaaaaaataaacgcCATGCACAAAGTCATATTAAGAGTTGATAGTACAGATGAATTGAAAAACTTATCAGAAACCCTAGATAAAAATCAACTGAAATATAGAATCTGGGCTGAACAAccagaaaatattttaacagCAATTGCAATAAAaccatattataaaaacagtATAAAggattattttaaaaaatacgcattattaaaaaagttttaa
- a CDS encoding mitochondrial ribosomal protein L19 precursor, putative: MIKRYIRTKVITSLNKYKCYNIKNEKTSKYWPNINCINKEEENIEKKYVENGEGKNKKTIPYYKNYMHDFYNRQLMHNLHLVEMNKMNKLRNFKMPKIHTGDLIEIKYELSRSQQTFAIFQGYCVDIRRKRLDSSFIVKNIFDGVGVEQLIPFYSPRILYVKNVKSLYNINEEKLKSYYKINKPITRDYRYMWQYNVRGKYEKPRGQHKPGIRSIEPKIRRRLAKLKKKYMKRRIESNLSSYIFGGVYAQYTRKRTRLVRAEIYRRMLIYALDEENRRKQKLNKRREKEHWNNFKINRNKGDNAFMSLPSNHPLVSTS, translated from the exons atg ATTAAAAGGTACATAAGGACAAAAGTTATAACAAGcttgaataaatataaatgctataatataaaaaatgaaaagacTTCAAAGTATTGGCCCAATATAAATTGTATTAATAAGGAGGAGGAAAATATCGAAAAGAAGTATGTAGAAAATGGAgagggaaaaaataaaaaaacaataccTTACTATAAGAATTATATGCATGACTTTTATAATAGGCAATTAATGCATAATCTACATCTAGtagaaatgaataaaatgaataaattaaGAAATTTTAAGATGCCTAAAATACATACAGGAGATTTAAtcgaaataaaatatgaattatcAAGATCTCAACAAACTTTTGCAATATTTCAAG GCTACTGTGTTGATATTCGTCGAAAACGGTTGGACTCCTCGTTTAttgtgaaaaatatatttgatggTGTGGGAGTAGAACAGTTGATACCATTCTATTCCCCAcgaattttatatgtaaagAATGTGAAAagcttatataatataaacgaAGAGAAACTTAaatcatattataaaataaataaaccgATAACAAGAGATTATAGATATATGTGGCAATACAATGTGAGAGGAAAGTATGAAAAACCTCGGGGCCAACATAAACCAGGTATTAGATCTATCGAACCCAAAATTAGAAGACGACTAgctaaattaaaaaaaaaatatatgaaaagaaGAATAGAAAGTAATTTATCTTCTTACATATTTGGTGGTGTATATGCACAATATACAAGGAAAAGGACAAGATTAGTTCGTGCAGAAATTTATCGAAGAATgcttatatatgcattagatgaagaaaatagaagaaaacaaaaattaaataaaagaagAGAAAAAGAACATTggaataattttaaaattaatagaaATAAGGGAGACAATGCTTTTATGTCTTTACCCTCTAATCATCCTCTTGTGAGTACCTCATAA
- a CDS encoding histone H3, putative has product MARTKQTARKSTAGKAPRKQLASKAARKSAPISAGIKKPHRYRPGTVALREIRRYQKSTDLLIRKLPFQRLVREIAQDYKTDLRFQSSAVMALQEAAEAYLVGLFEDTNLCAIHAKRVTIMPKDIQLARRIRGERS; this is encoded by the coding sequence atggcaCGAACAAAACAAACAGCAAGAAAATCAACTGCAGGTAAAGCCCCAAGAAAGCAATTAGCTTCAAAGGCAGCAAGGAAATCAGCACCAATCTCAGCTGGTATTAAAAAACCACACAGATACAGACCAGGAACTGTCGCATTAAGAGAAATTAGAAGATATCAAAAATCTACTGATTTATTAATCAGAAAATTACCATTCCAAAGATTAGTAAGAGAAATTGCTCAAGATTACAAAACTGACTTAAGATTCCAATCATCAGCAGTTATGGCTCTTCAAGAAGCTGCAGAAGCATACTTAGTTGGTCTTTTCGAAGATACTAACTTATGTGCTATCCACGCAAAGAGAGTTACCATCATGCCAAAAGATATCCAATTAGCCAGACGTATTCGTGGAGAAAGATCTTAA
- a CDS encoding pre-mRNA-splicing factor SLU7, putative, with amino-acid sequence MNSKNATREEKKKEKELNEARKAGKIEALKDEEGNDINPHMPQYILKAPWYLNQTKPGLKHQRYREADKVKIEEERNRKVFVKNTSNKQDFCKNCGSAAHTEKYCLERTRKKKKNFMNKENDEDYLCVTQDLGYDGNRDRWVGYDPNNFDHIYREYEKIVEEQKKRKAEKLKKKYEKQAIKNKNQDENEGEEGGGEDSELSSDSEEGNDLNESKQNNKKNNKDEKNKTVARNLRIREDTAKYLYNLNLNSAFYDPKSRSMREDPLANIKNNLENSNYYKGENYYNNTGDAIESKKLEIFAWESYKRGENVHFNAQPTQLELMYKEFLEKKNKLIKKKQEDILKTYKCENITKEIHNEQELIHSEVYTEYKPADKIDIKKNNKIKVLSKYEEDIYISDHTSVFGSYYDRKTNKWGYKCCQRTDKFQNCFQS; translated from the exons atgaattcTAAAAATGCAACAagagaagaaaaaaaaaaggaaaaggaGCTAAATGAAGCTCGAAAAGCTg GTAAAATCGAAGCTCTAAAAGATGAAGAAGGAAATGACATAAACCCTCATATGCCACAATATATCCTCAAGGCCCCTTGGTATTTAAACCAAACAAAACCAG GCCTGAAACATCAAAGATACCGAGAAGCGGATAAAGTGAAAATAGAAGAAGAAAGGAATCGAAAAgtttttgttaaaaatacGAGCAATAAACAagatttttgtaaaaattgtgGGAGTGCTGCACATACAGAAAAATACTGTCTAGAGAGAACaaggaagaaaaaaaaaaattttatgaataaagaaaatgatgaagattATTTATGTGTTACTCAAGATTTAGGATATGATGGAAATCGAGATAGATGGGTTGGATATGATCCAAATAATTTcgatcatatatatagagaatatgaaaaaatagtggaagagcaaaaaaaaagaaaagccgaaaagttgaaaaaaaaatatgaaaaacaagctataaaaaataaaaaccaGGACGAAAATGAAGGAGAAGAAGGAGGAGGTGAAGATAGTGAATTAAGTAGTGATAGTGAAGAAGGTAatgatttaaatgaaagtaaacaaaataataaaaaaaataataaagatgaaaaaaataaaacagttGCTAGAAATTTAAGAATTAGAGAAGATACagcaaaatatttatataacctAAATTTAAATTCCGCTTTTTATGATCCAAAAAGTAGAAGTATGAGAGAAGATCCACTAgctaatataaaaaataatttagaaaatagtaattattataaaggtgaaaattattataataatacaggTGATGCAATtgaatcaaaaaaattagaaatatTTGCATGGGAGTCATATAAAAGAGGTGAAAATGTTCACTTCAATGCACAACCGACTCAGCTCGAATTAATGTATAAAgaatttttagaaaaaaaaaataaattaattaaaaaaaaacaagaagatatattaaaaacatataaatgtgaaaatataacaaaagaAATTCATAATGAACAAGAGCTCATACATTCAGAGGTTTATACAGAATATAAACCAGCTGATAAAattgatattaaaaaaaataataaaattaaagtaTTAAGTAAGTATGAAGAAGATATCTATATTTCGGATCATACTTCAGTTTTTGGTAGTTATTATGATCggaaaacaaataaatggGGTTACAAATGTTGTCAACGTACTGACAAATTTCAAAATTGTTTTcaatcataa